In one window of Littorina saxatilis isolate snail1 linkage group LG11, US_GU_Lsax_2.0, whole genome shotgun sequence DNA:
- the LOC138980489 gene encoding probable G-protein coupled receptor B0563.6, whose translation MTFHSEIVTYLVLVPFICIFGIVGNILTLAVLIWGKFSGGAFVYLKGLAVFDILSLVFILPISLVRCPVCPFNNKHALNFYQAYIYICVGDVFLKASVWTTVLLTIERCLVIVFCRKIQVSRRKSRFPVIALVGIFILTSLENLPTVYAFTIHTVTGRVTLTHFGKSSGFEIYSWCDAVMFQFVPSAVLFVFNIVLAVYLVKHRRVSERLKDSMPQSLQEYRFTAERRTLLMLLGIIGLFLVTMVPCSIMNLIGISVDYGSDLYKQFQMAVTVLISLNFSCNFLLYCVLNRRFWQVLKTLLCTCCGKQNRVVPLFQSSLKESASEPAQSETVLNVNGAVDYQRKSGVKTMVRIPEEPEEQVCCDSAGDSVVSDVNGAVDLQQNSGVKTLVPIPEEESEEQACSDSASDSVVLNVNGAMTLV comes from the coding sequence ATGACGTTCCACTCTGAAATTGTGACTTATTTGGTTCTCGTTCCCTTCATTTGCATCTTTGGAATTGTGGGAAACATTCTGACTTTAGCCGTTCTGATATGGGGGAAATTCTCTGGTGGAGCGTTCGTATACCTTAAAGGCCTGGCTGTGTTTGACATTCTGAGCCTGGTGTTCATCCTGCCCATCAGTCTCGTCCGGTGCCCCGTGTGCCCCTTTAACAACAAGCACGCGCTCAACTTCTACCAGGCCTACATCTACATCTGTGTTGGCGACGTCTTCCTCAAGGCCAGCGTGTGGACCACCGTTTTGCTGACCATCGAGCGATGCTTGGTCATTGTCTTTTGTCGCAAGATCCAAGTGTCGAGACGAAAGTCTCGATTCCCTGTGATAGCTCTGGTGGGGATTTTCATCCTCACCTCCCTAGAGAACCTTCCGACAGTGTATGCGTTTACCATTCACACCGTCACAGGTAGGGTGACCTTGACCCACTTTGGAAAGAGCAGCGGCTTTGAGATCTACTCGTGGTGTGACGCCGTCATGTTCCAGTTCGTTCCGAGCGCAGTGCTCTTCGTGTTCAACATCGTTCTCGCAGTCTACCTCGTCAAACATCGTCGGGTCAGCGAGAGATTGAAAGACAGCATGCCGCAGTCACTGCAGGAGTACCGTTTCACCGCTGAGCGTCGCACGCTGCTGATGCTGCTGGGAATCATTGGACTCTTCCTGGTCACCATGGTGCCGTGTTCCATCATGAACCTCATCGGGATCAGCGTGGACTATGGGTCTGACCTCTACAAGCAGTTTCAGATGGCGGTGACCGTGCTCATCAGTCTCAACTTTTCCTGCAACTTCCTTCTCTATTGCGTTCTCAACCGCCGCTTTTGGCAGGTGCTCAAGACACTTCTGTGCACGTGCTGTGGCAAGCAGAATCGCGTCGTGCCGCTTTTCCAGTCATCCCTGAAAGAATCCGCCAGCGAGCCGGCCCAGTCTGAGACAGTGTTGAACGTCAACGGAGCGGTGGATTACCAGCGAAAAAGCGGTGTTAAGACGATGGTTCGAATCCCAGAAGAGCCAGAGGAGCAAGTGTGTTGTGATTCTGCCGGTGACAGTGTTGTGTCAGACGTCAATGGAGCGGTGGATTTGCAGCAAAACAGCGGTGTCAAGACACTGGTTCCAATCCCCGAAGAAGAGTCAGAGGAGCAAGCGTGTTCTGATTCTGCCAGTGACAGCGTTGTGTTGAATGTTAACGGAGCCATGACCCTCGTCTGA